The sequence CAGATTTTTTATTTGACCAACAAGAAAAAGGAAAAGGGGCGGCTTCCATCACCCGGTATTTGCAGGCGCTTCGACATTTTTTTCGGTTTCTTGTGATTGAAAACCTGCTCCCAAGAAATCCCGCCGAAAATATACCTCTTCCCAAAAAACCCTATCGCCTTCCCAAAACGTTGCAGGTGAGCGATGTTCAGCGACTCTTAACACCCACCGAACCCTTATCGCCAACGACTCGCTCAGACTCCAGACAAAACAAAATAAAAGAAGAACGAACCCTTCGATATTTGGCCGCCTTTGAACTGCTCTATGCCACCGGCATGCGAATTTCAGAGTTGGCGGATATGAAGGACCATCAAATTGATCTGGAGGCCGGGCATGCCCGCGTGGTGGGCAAAAGAGGAAAAGAGCGGTTGGTTCCGGTGGGACGTTACGCTCAAAATGTCCTCAGCCGATATTTGGCTTTGCGCAACCAAGTAAGGTCCAAAATTTTGGTGGGCGGGGGAAATGATTATCTTTTCACCAGTTCAAAAGGGGGGCGAATGAGCCGATCCACTTTCTGGACGAACCTCCACAAAGCCGGTATCAAGGCCGGCCTCAACCGGCCCGTCAGCGCGCATGTGCTCCGTCATTCCTTTGCCACGCATCTTCTTCAAGGCGGCGCTGACCTCCGAGTCGTGCAAGAACTGTTGGGCCACGCCGATATCGGCACCACCCAAATCTACACCCACGTCGATCGAACCCACCTGATCGAAGCGCACAAACGCTTTCATCCCCGCGCTTAAGTCTAACCTGAATGATTCAGTTGAACAGCCTTTACCGTTTATCAACAGTAAAAATTTTAGTGCCGTCGTCCCGGCATGTAGTTTGGCCGGGACCCAGGTTTTCTTCGTGGGGAAAACCTGGGCCCCGGCCAGAAAATTGCCGGGGCGACAGCGTCTTTTGCAGTACCTTTAGGTACGAATTTGGTGTAAGTCACAGCAATTATGTCGTTTGTATTAATTAAGGCGCATATCAATATTTCACAGAGGCAGCATCAATGGTGTGGAGGATCTCTTCTGCTTCCAGCTCTTCCTGATTTTTAATCTGATTCTCCAAAACTTGAAGGTCGGCTTCTGAGGCGTCAAGATTCTCTTTCATGCGGCTCCGAATTCGATCGCGTAAGGTGTTCTCCTCAACCTGAAAATGGAGGATTTGGAAATCCACCTGACATTGGCGGGCCAATTCTTGGAAGTTTTTTCTGTCCTCTCTTTTTAAGAAAGTCGCATCAACGATAACCGGGATGCCGCACTTGAGTATATGTTGGGCCAAATCTCGCAGGTGACGATGGGTTCGATTGTGACTGTCGGGCCCATACAGGGTTTCCTTGAGCTCCATGGAGCTTGTGGCCTGGGGGGACATGCCGAAAAGACGTTTCCGTTCGATGTCTGAGCGGATTCGCACAGCATGAAGAGTTTCGATTAATTTCTTCGTTATAGTGGTTTTTCCTGAACCTGAAACGCCATGGGTAATGTACAAACGCGGTCTTGGTGGTTTTTCCTGGGGTTCGGCCAGTCGGAGGAATTCCCTTGATGGGGAAGGGAGTTGGGGGTTCCCCTCTTCCCTGCTTTGGATCGCTAACACTTTGGCGCGGACCAAGGCTCTGTTTACCTCATAAAAGCGCAGCAGGTCCAGGCCTTTATAATCGCCGGTGATTTCAAGATAGGCGTTCAAAAATCTCCAGGCGAGGTTGGAGTGTCCGCGGTGTTTAAGATCCATGGTGAGAAACGCTATATCGTTTATCACATCAATCCAGCGGAGATTTTCATCAAACTCGATCCCGTCAAAAACAAGAATTTCCGGATTTTCTTTTGAAAAGAGAGCGATGTTCTTAAGGTGAAGATCTCCATGCCCTTCTCGCACAAAACCTTCTTTTTGTCTTTGAATCATTCGAGCGGCCAAGCTTTGGTGTTTTTCTTTCATCCATTTCACAATGCGTTCAAAAAGGTCCCGGTCGGTTGATTTTTGAATCGATTGGTTCAAGTGTTCAAACGTCATCTCTACACTTTTCCAGAATGTGTTCGGCATCCCGTACGATTGATCTGAGGCTGCGGCGGGAGCTCTTTGGTGAAACCCGGATATGAGGATGGCCAGTTGATCCAAGAACTCTGGCTTGAGTTCTCCTTTTTCCAATAAGCGGTCCCAGAGAAGGTCTTCATCAAATTGCTTTATCTTGACCGCATATTCGAATGGAGTTCCGTTTCCACCAAGAATCGGATGATCGATCGTTCCAGTCATTGGAATCACATCCACATAAAGATCGGGGCAGAGACGACGGTTGGTTCGAACTTCTTCTTCGCAATAAAATCGTCTTTTTTCGAGGGTCGAAAAATCAAGAAAGCCAAGATTGACGGGTTTCTTGATTTTGTAGGCGAAAGGACCTGTGAGAATAACCCATGAGATGTGGGTCTCAACGATTTTAAAGGGGCCGACCGGGTGATCATAGGGTTCGGGGCTCTGCAATGCGCGTAGAAGTGGGTTGTCCGTAAGAGTCACGTTATAGGTCGCCTCCCTTGACCGCTTGATCGTCGGCATTCTCCCATTTTTAATTCTTTGTTCATTATGATGGGCCTCATAATAGAAGATGAATTGTTTTGTTAGTTTCTAAGAGCGACAATGGATGTGAGTGGTGTATGAGGAGGGGTATATGATGCGTTTGAAAAAAATCTTGGTTCCTGTCGACTTCTCCAAAGAAGCCGAACTGGCGGTAAAATGGGCCGTTAAATTGGCGAAAGAAGAAAATAAGTCAACCATTTATCTTTTGAATGTTCTCTACCCGATCGCCTATGTTCCTGAAGTGGGGTATGACATTGAAAACATCGTGAAAGATCAAATCAGGGAAGCAAAAGAAAAATTGAAAAAATGGCAGAAGATTATCCCGCCTCAATTGATATCAAAGACCCTCTGCGTGGAAGGGGATTTGGCAAAAATCGTTCAAATTCTTTGTGAAAAAGAAAATATTGATTTGGTTGTTATGACCACACGGGGTCGGCGGGGTCTTTCTCGAGTGGCTCATCCCAATGTCAGTGAAAAGATTGTGAGGACGGCTCCCTGCCCCGTGTTGGTGTTGCATTTGAATCCCAAAATGGAAATGTTGGCTAAAAAGAAATAACCGGAAATATTGATCGAATGGATTAACCAGAATGTGGTTTAGTTAAGGAATTTTCAAATAGAAACTTCGTCTTCCCGGCAATCTGTTTGGCCGTACCGATACATTGATTTACATAATGCCGGTACGTACCGACCAAGATCATTGCGGAACGGTACGGGATCCAGGTTTTGACCGTTGGTGAAAACCTGGGCCCCGGCCAAACTGATAGCCGGGGCGACAGCGTCTTGTGCAGGTCCTTTAGGTACGATTCAACTGAATCATTCCGGTTAATAAAGGGGAGGGATGTCATGAAAGAAAAAATGAAGTTGCTCATTGGATACGATGGATCTCCGGCTTCAAACGAAGCGCTGGAGGACCTCAAAAGAGCGGGTTTGCCCCAAAAGTTGGAAGCGGTTGTTTTAACCGCAACTCAGGTCGTAATACCGCCTTATACTGAAAATGAATATGCCGCCTTGAGTCCGTCTCACCGAGAGTCCATAGAGAATGAAAGGAAACAAGCCCTCTTATTGGCCAGGCAAGGGATGGAACGACTAAAAATTCTTTTTCCTCTGTGGGAAGTTCAGGCTGAGTCCTC is a genomic window of Elusimicrobiota bacterium containing:
- a CDS encoding putative universal stress protein; the encoded protein is MMRLKKILVPVDFSKEAELAVKWAVKLAKEENKSTIYLLNVLYPIAYVPEVGYDIENIVKDQIREAKEKLKKWQKIIPPQLISKTLCVEGDLAKIVQILCEKENIDLVVMTTRGRRGLSRVAHPNVSEKIVRTAPCPVLVLHLNPKMEMLAKKK
- the xerD_1 gene encoding Tyrosine recombinase XerD, with protein sequence MIENLLPRNPAENIPLPKKPYRLPKTLQVSDVQRLLTPTEPLSPTTRSDSRQNKIKEERTLRYLAAFELLYATGMRISELADMKDHQIDLEAGHARVVGKRGKERLVPVGRYAQNVLSRYLALRNQVRSKILVGGGNDYLFTSSKGGRMSRSTFWTNLHKAGIKAGLNRPVSAHVLRHSFATHLLQGGADLRVVQELLGHADIGTTQIYTHVDRTHLIEAHKRFHPRA